From Daphnia pulicaria isolate SC F1-1A chromosome 11, SC_F0-13Bv2, whole genome shotgun sequence, the proteins below share one genomic window:
- the LOC124316077 gene encoding uncharacterized protein LOC124316077, which produces MAERNDVDDEGQDDLAWVDEGDILADALTVEEPVDDSFNFPNQVCSHCDGYYGPCFGQHTCTTCHLFLFPDNINQPPEANFSEHKTDDDDSGNDEPSDLPTDFKDIGFCGFHGQNSSHPALSPAAPRRAEPFRWPVAPLKIDRLAEQLSLLSTPRLTDSTLTAVQALPPELLIQVFSHLDDISLWSASKVCKRWQQLVEECVTNDQWNQFTFRRWPLFRPNYTVAEWAGVFANLVDSSPCLYCLHRSNVEEEGAWEPSNHWRNNRLCNEWRIFCTDPPEGIRATPLDRAWSHWQASITGPHSSPYEGGVFYLHVQIPHSYPIRPPSVRFATKIFHPNISRHGDIGLDCIQHNWSLALTIAKVLISIQSLLTDPFCAVAMETDVAEMYTNQRARFNAVARNWTSKYAMNDVRRPC; this is translated from the exons ATGGCTGAGAGGAATGACGTCGATGACGAAGGACAGGACGATCTTGCCTGGGTCGACGAGGGAGATATTCTTGCTGATGCCCTGACCGTCGAAGAACCAGTGGATGACTCTTTCAACTTCCCAAACCAAGTCTGCAGTCACTGCGATGGTTACTACGGTCCCTGTTTTGGTCAGCACACTTGCACCACCTGCCATCTTTTCCTCTTCCCAGACAACATCAACCAGCCTCCAGAGGCCAATTTTAGCGAA CACAAGACAGATGATGACGACTCTGGGAATGATGAACCGAGCGATCTGCCTACAGATTTCAAAGACATTGGTTTCTGTGGATTCCATGGCCAAAACAGTTCCCACCCAGCCCTTTCACCTGCTGCGCCTAGGAGGGCAGAACCATTTCGATGGCCAGTAGCACCTCTTAAAATTGACAG GCTTGCTGAGCAGTTGTCACTCCTTTCCACTCCGAGACTGACAGACTCCACATTGACTGCAGTACAGGCCTTACCACCAGAGT TGTTGATCCAAGTGTTTTCCCACCTGGACGACATTTCATTGTGGAGCGCCTCTAAAGTCTGCAAGAGGTGGCAGCAGCTTGTGGAGGAATGCGTCACCAATGATCAATGGAATCAGTTTACCTTCCGAAGATGGCCGCTCTTTCGACCCAACTACACGGTGGCAGAATGGGCCGGAGTCTTTGCTAATTt AGTGGATAGTTCCCCTTGTCTGTATTGTTTACATCGTTCCAATGTCGAAGAGGAAGGCGCCTGGGAGCCTTCGAATCACTGGCGCAACAATCGGCTATGCAACGAGTGGAGAA TCTTTTGTACGGACCCTCCAGAAGGCATCCGAGCCACTCCGTTGGATCGGGCGTGGAGCCACTGGCAAGCATCCATCACTGGACCTCATAGCAGTCCTTACGAAGGAGGCGTCTTTTACCTTCACGTTCAGATCCCTCACAGCTACCCGATCCGGCCGCCGTCTGTTCGATTTGCTACCAAGATTTTCCATCCCAACATCTCGCGTCACGGTGATATCGGGCTGGATTGTATCCAGCACAACTGGAGTCTCGCTCTGACTATCGCCAAA GTGCTTATATCTATTCAGAGCTTATTGACTGATCCGTTTTGCGCCGTTGCCATGGAGACGGACGTAGCCGAGATGTACACAAACCAGCGGGCCCGTTTCAACGCCGTCGCCCGTAACTGGACGAGCAAATACGCCATGAACGACGTCCGTCGACCTTGTTGA
- the LOC124316081 gene encoding uncharacterized protein LOC124316081: MNPALLVNVIFVLVIASPVARSQPLRPNGNHSDLPDSISFAVSEVHEVAPIAEAATDAVPEIAVVAEEEVLVVVPETEPVVEQVVVVPEPEAVVEQVVVT, translated from the exons ATGAATCCCGCACTACTG GTCAATGTGATATTCGTTCTTGTCATTGCCTCTCCTGTGGCTAGATCGCAACCTTTACGTCCGAATGGAAACCACTCTGATCTCCCTGATTCAATATCATTCG CCGTATCAGAAGTACATGAAGTTGCCCCCATTGCTGAAGCTGCGACAGATGCCGTTCCTGAAATTGCAGTTGTCGCCGAAGAAGAAGTTCTGGTCGTTGTTCCGGAAACGGAGCCTGTCGTCGAGcaagtcgtcgtcgttccaGAACCGGAAGCTGTTGTCGAGCAAGTTGTCGTAACCTAG
- the LOC124316078 gene encoding uncharacterized protein LOC124316078 has product MEFKDMADDIEDLLREVEEKYLPRPQEKNPSSSNPMNPSKTSNNPPVQTAEKQRDLSVAPKTTTRAHSSDIVCRELEDELSDLLDEAGGLSDAAAVGLRCKRSPRRSASARELMVGKSFTSSVMDPPGVSKFQNHHATAEKRQEFANKVSAAVDAAASNKLSLTGGVRSAPPFVHHHINVSGSRTTHVSIDAVVVEKQKCYPIYVSGVIDSIDNSQSVRVCSSLRCTGCDFRVSQFAHYRWRPGTDYLFLRNNMPEFDRVRVKLSTAKFCRAYACQCKFVTVKDLVDLTKLGPDFASTWICLGH; this is encoded by the exons ATGGAATTCAAAGACATGGCTGACGACATTGAGGATTTGCTGCGTGAAGTGGAAGAGAAATACCTGCCGAGGCCCCAAGAAAAgaatcccagcagcagcaatccgATGAATCCATCAAAGACCAGCAATAATCCGCCCGTCCAAACAGCAGAGAAACAACGCGATCTATCGGTGGCGCCCAAAACTACAACTAGAGCTCATTCTTCTGACATTGT ATGTCGCGAACTGGAAGATGAGCTGTCGGATTTACTGGACGAGGCCGGTGGGTTGTCGGACGCGGCCGCGGTCGGATTGCGTTGCAAGCGCAGCCCACGCCGCAGTGCCAGCGCACGGGAATTGATGGTTGGAAAATCTTTTACATCGTCCGTGATGGATCCGCCGGGCGTTAGCAAATTTCAGAACCATCACGCGACAGCTGAGAAACGCCAAGAATTCGCCAATAAGGTGAGCGCTGCTGTCGACGCTGCCGCTTCGAACAAATTGTCGCTGACGGGAGGAGTGCGGTCGGCCCCGCCGTTCGTTCACCATCACATCAACGTCAGTGGGTCACGCACCACTCACGTTTCAATCGACGCCGTCGTCGttgagaaacaaaaatgttatccCATTTACGTCAGTGGCGTCATCGACAGCATCGACAACAGCCAAAGCGTCAg GGTGTGCAGCAGTTTGCGGTGCACCGGCTGTGACTTTCGCGTGAGTCAATTCGC GCATTACCGTTGGCGACCCGGGACGGATTACCTTTTCTTACGCAACAACATGCCGGAATTCGACCGAGTGCGCGTCAAACTCTCGACGGCCAAATTCTGCCGCGCTTACGCCTGTCAATGCAAATTTGTCACCGTCAAAGATTTGGTCGACCTCACCAAATTAGGCCCGGATTTCGCTTCGACATGGATCTGCCTGGGCCATTAG
- the LOC124316072 gene encoding putative mediator of RNA polymerase II transcription subunit 26: MTRGNRPQNGLLLAGLIGLAILATVAAEVANSLPNEMMTIHKVGRKRIPVRVIINHEEETIWSIPVTKGEHHELETLYDFKAGIAIYRAEGDKICYVEQLVDLSFDQVLKAVKDQSLHEVFVRQPPRTLFVVNATMEPTDERLNAICQGREIHMLISDPEQQATEENESGKVRSKRSPNWQPTSSSAWAKATLDSAESRTDGNGYAQAYSNLGEDQQQSRYAPTKNHRRLEATSASGTFARRPDTRSLESAGHTNDAQLQQGRQMSQFSFQQSAGFQSPEKGVNMPPAFPAPLMATGSKAFMMPPPSERSGLSNSFSSSSSFASSSSMGAADLQSMMMPVGRHIPQGNSKGPGMGPVAWTGPIPRDATVTQEAGSSQLTYTWKVQDANGYSTTHWYTGPLGPDRTPVRVQIPTELNLAAPSSILGGGRRPVGSWTGPIPRDATVTQTAGSTQKTYTWKVTDANGYTTTHWYSGPLGPDRVPISLGFDSDMTAAIPQQPQQPQHPQQPAQPAHRRVAESRTVQQQQQQQQSIIQQQQQQQSIVQQQQRVSQTQQQPQQPQQPRRVVYQQPQQPQQPQQPQPDFQHMVGQVERQQPNQQVVQQQRQQQFSTSETVHRVSQAQKQQEQRRLALEEQQRRVALEEQQRQQQAAQEEEERQLELARQREEELAEERRRLALEEQERRLALEEQKRRAAQEEQQRRAAAEEQQRREEQQRRAALEEQQRRAAQEEKLRREEQQRRAAKEEQERKQAQIRQREQQMQQQRLEQQRVEQQRRSELEEYNRQELKRQQIKQQQEEEHRLAMEEYERQQELYHQQQESQSTQTSSRQSSEQVVHQEQVSPGDMMEESTMLKIMEEQQQEENHQSAAEEEHHHREHHWTVGNRNGNGNGNGRQSVTQHKESQQQSSSHGSSSSLNSQREFARRTHRDSTQSFVDRGQTNGNGLNGHSATNGHSAPNGRNGRNGNGNGNGNVPTEEAAAPCDKCKKLGQLEDDIKDLFSRPSLTTSGRADIPIEHDNEPELQLPEPEEPQPEMREPETEVDSGRPGYAPVQPVRPAEPEPEPYVPEPEPYVPEPLPETEPAYVPEPIDSGAGGEPVEYEETDQIICEEDEQQNPTGDQDYVGGGCGGSPSMTATSSIFEHQVSMISVPIPAMIDHVSSSNSNAGSFMSTHHQLMQQQQQPSQPIPARQQPQPIPARQQPQPGPAMVGPQPKLMSGSKHVTSSSYSKTYISSGFVPMGSQPANVQQPTIIMPSLPSSPGGGSMSSSSSSMSSMSSSSMSSSMSSSNKGSSGGCQASGYTYKCQIVYGPVKRTKICETVPIESTGSCCSIC; this comes from the exons ATGACGAGGGGTAATAGACCTCAGAATGGTCTCCTCTTGGCCGGCCTTATCGGCTTGGCGATCTTGGCCACAGTTGCGGCGGAAGTAGCAAATTCATTGCCTAATGAG ATGATGACCATTCACAAAGTCGGTCGTAAAAGGATTCCCGTCCGAGTGATCATCAATCACGAGGAAGAAACAATTTGGTCCATCCCAGTCACGAAAGGAGAACATCACGAATTGGAAACACTTTACGATTTCAAAGcc GGAATTGCAATTTACCGGGCAGAGGGAGACAAGATCTGCTACGTCGAACAGTTGGTCGACTTGAGTTTCGATCAAGTCCTCAAGGCCGTCAAGGATCAATCGCTGCACGAAGTGTTTGTCCGACAGCCACCGCGCACTCTGTTTGTCGTCAATGCCACT ATGGAACCGACCGACGAGCGATTGAACGCCATCTGCCAGGGGCGAGAGATCCACATGCTCATAAGCGATCCTGAACAACAAGCCACTGAAG AAAACGAATCGGGAAAAGTGAGGTCCAAAAGATCTCCCAACTGGCAACCGACTTCGAGTTCCGCCTGGGCCAAAGCTACCCTGGACTCGGCCGAATCGCGTACCGATGGAAACGGATACGCCCAGGCTTACAGCAATTTAGGTGAAGATCAACAACAGTCCAGGTATGCGCCGACCAAGAACCACAGGCGATTGGAAGCCACCAGCGCTTCCGGCACTTTTGCTCGAAGACCAGACACGCGATCCCTGGAATCCGCTGGTCACACCAATGACGCCCAACTGCAGCAAGGAAGGCAAATGTCTCAATTCAGTTTCCAGCAATCGGCCGGGTTCCAGTCACCCGAGAAGGGCGTCAACATGCCGCCGGCATTCCCCGCCCCTTTGATGGCCACCGGAAGCAAAGCATTCATGATGCCACCACCGTCTGAACGCTCCGGCCTCTCCAACAGTTTCAGCAGTTCCAGCTCCTTCGCCAGCTCCTCCTCCATGGGGGCGGCCGATTTGCAATCGATGATGATGCCCGTCGGACGTCACATCCCGCAAGGCAACAGCAAGGGACCCGGTATGGGACCCGTGGCCTGGACTGGCCCCATTCCTCGTGACGCCACCGTCACCCAGGAGGCTGGATCTTCCCAATTGACTTACACGTGGAAAGTGCAGGACGCTAATGGCTACTCGACGACTCACTGGTACACTGGACCATTGGGACCCGACAGGACCCCCGTCCGAGTCCAAATTCCGACTGAGCTCAACTTGGCTGCCCCAAGTTCCATTTTGGGTGGTGGTCGTCGTCCAGTTGGTTCCTGGACTGGCCCCATTCCACGTGATGCCACCGTCACCCAAACGGCCGGCTCGACTCAAAAGACTTACACCTGGAAGGTGACGGACGCCAACGGCTACACCACCACTCATTGGTATTCGGGACCTTTGGGACCCGACCGAGTCCCCATTTCATTGGGTTTCGATTCCGACATGACCGCAGCCATTCcccaacaaccacaacaaccgCAACACCCGCAACAACCCGCACAACCGGCTCACCGACGAGTAGCCGAATCTCGAACTgtccaacagcaacaacaacaacaacaatcgatcattcaacaacagcagcaacagcaatcgattgttcaacaacaacagcgagTCAgccaaacacaacaacaaccacaacaaccacaacagccCCGCCGCGTCGTTTACCAGCAGCCCCAACAGCCCCAGCAGCCGCAACAACCTCAACCCGATTTCCAGCACATGGTCGGCCAGGTGGAAAGACAACAACCCAACCAGCAAGTGGTGCAACAACAACGCCAACAACAattctccacttctgaaactgTCCACCGCGTCTCTCAGGCGCAGAAGCAGCAGGAGCAACGGAGACTGGCCCTGGAGGAGCAACAACGTCGCGTCGCTCTAGaagaacaacaacgacaacaacaggccgcccaggaagaagaggagcgtCAACTGGAATTGGCCCGTCAGAGGGAAGAAGAGCTGGCAGAAGAAAGGCGCCGATTGGCTCTGGAAGAACAGGAAAGACGTTTAGCCCTGGAAGAGCAGAAACGTCGGGCCGCCCAGGAGGAACAACAACGTCGGGCCGCCGCCGAGGAGCAACAACGCCGTGAGGAACAGCAGCGCCGTGCGGCTTTGGAGGAACAACAACGCCGGGCTGCCCAGGAAGAGAAACTACGTCGTGAGGAGCAACAGCGTCGGGCCGCCAAGGAGGAACAGGAGCGCAAACAAGCGCAGATCCGCCAACGGGAGCAACAgatgcaacaacaacgactGGAACAGCAGCGCGTCGAGCAGCAGCGTCGGTCGGAGCTGGAAGAATACAACCGCCAGGAGCTGAAGCGTCAGCAAATCAAACAGCAACAAGAAGAGGAGCACCGATTGGCCATGGAGGAGTACGAGAGACAACAGGAGCTGTACCACCAACAACAAGAGTCGCAGTCGACGCAGACGTCGTCCCGCCAGTCTTCTGAGCAGGTGGTCCATCAGGAGCAAGTCTCACCTGGCGACATGATGGAAGAGTCGACCATGTTGAAGATTATGGAGGAGCAACAACAGGAGGAGAATCACCAGTCGGCGGCCGAGGAGGAGCACCACCACCGCGAGCATCACTGGACAGTGGGCAACCGCAACGGCAACGGCAACGGCAACGGCCGCCAATCGGTCACCCAGCACAAGGAGTCGCAGCAGCAGAGCAGCAgtcacggcagcagcagcagcctcaaCAGTCAACGGGAATTCGCCAGAAGGACCCACAGGGATTCGACTCAATCCTTTGTCGATCGCGGTCAAACCAATGGCAACGGTTTGAACGGACATTCAGCCACCAACGGCCATTCTGCCCCCAATGGCCGTAACGGCCGCAATGGCAATGGCAATGGCAATGGCAATGTACCGACGGAAGAAGCGGCTGCTCCTTGCGACAAGTGCAAGAAACTTGGCCAACTGGAAGACGACATCAAGGATCTGTTTAGCCGACCTTCGTTGACTACGTCGGGACGGGCCGACATTCCCATCGAACACGACAACGAACCCGAGCTTCAGCTGCCGGAGCCCGAGGAGCCCCAACCGGAAATGAGAGAACCGGAAACGGAAGTTGATTCGGGCCGACCTGGTTACGCCCCCGTTCAGCCAGTCCGTCCGGCTGAACCAGAGCCGGAGCCCTACGTTCCCGAACCTGAGCCCTATGTTCCCGAGCCGCTGCCCGAAACGGAGCCGGCCTACGTTCCCGAGCCGATTGACAGCGGCGCAGGCGGCGAGCCGGTCGAGTACGAAGAAACGGATCAAATCATTTGCGAGGAGGACGAACAACAGAATCCGACTGGCGATCAGGACTACGTCGGAGGCGGATGTGGTGGCAGCCCGTCCATGACGGCCACTTCTTCCATCTTTGAGCACCAGGTCTCGATGATCAGCGTCCCCATTCCGGCCATGATTGATCACgtgtccagcagcaacagcaatgcTGGCTCTTTCATGTCGACTCACCACCAAttaatgcagcagcagcagcagcccagtcaACCCATTCCGGCCCGTCAGCAACCCCAACCCATTCCGGCCCGTCAACAACCCCAACCCGGTCCAGCCATGGTTGGGCCGCAACCGAAATTGATGAGCGGAAGCAAACACGTGACGAGCAGCAGCTATTCCAAGACTTATATTAGCAGCGGATTCGTGCCCATGGGCAGTCAGCCGGCCAATGTCCAGCAGCCGACCATCATCATGCCTTCCCTTCCATCTTCTCCCGGTGGTGGTTCCATGTCTTCTTCCAGTTCCAGCATGTCGTCCATGTCATCATCGTCCATGTCTTCCTCCATGTCCTCATCCAATAAAGGATCGAGCGGCGGATGCCAAGCTTCCGGCTACACTTACAAGTGCCAGATTGTCTACGGGCCAGTCAAAAGGACGAAAATTTGCGAAACTGTCCCCATCGAATCGACCGGAAGTTGCTGTTCCATTTGCTAA